CCTtacctttaattttctgtttgtactcTTCTGGTCGGTGGAGGTACATGGCTGCAGCGTCACCATTTAGAGGATCTATGGGGTTAGGATaggccagcagctggggcaggaacGATTCAAATATATTGGTGAGATCTGCAAGAGACGGACAGCCGTTCACATCCACGGACCCAGAGTTGGATTCATCACCCTGCAAGCACCGACACCGAACAGCGGCACGGAGCTGGGGCAATCAGGCCAAAAAACCTGGGCAcgagttaaaaataaagaggaaggCATCGGGGAGGGAGCGCAGgcggctggggctgctgctggagacgTGCTGCAACTCTTCGGCTAACGTCACCAGCTCCTCAACATCCCTACAGCGTGAAGACAGATAGCTGGGGGCTGAAGAAGAAGGTGAATTGGCTGGAACATCAGTGGAAGCGTGCTTAGCCctggcttaaaataaaaaggagaaaaaccaAGAGCAGCACGATTCCCCCCATCTCGCTGAATTCTCCCCGTTCTGCCTCCCTCTGTAAGCATCGTTACACGTGCTCCGCTACTCAACGGACTTACCTCGAGCACAAAACTCCTACGGGGGCCTTCGACGGTGACCGCATTAAGGGGAAGAGCAACCaacaagccccccccccccc
This window of the Oxyura jamaicensis isolate SHBP4307 breed ruddy duck chromosome 1 unlocalized genomic scaffold, BPBGC_Ojam_1.0 oxy1_random_OJ106541, whole genome shotgun sequence genome carries:
- the LOC118156897 gene encoding ubiquitin-conjugating enzyme E2 H-like, with the translated sequence LPQLRAAVRCRCLQGDESNSGSVDVNGCPSLADLTNIFESFLPQLLAYPNPIDPLNGDAAAMYLHRPEEYKQKIKEYIQKYATEEALKEQEEGTGDSSSESSMSDFSEDEAQDMEL